A window of Nonomuraea angiospora genomic DNA:
CGACCACACCCGCCTGCGCCGATCGGTGTCGAAGGCGTTCACGCCGCGCGCCGTGGCGGCCATGGAGCAGGAGTTCCGGCGGCTCAACGAGGACCTGCTCGACCGCCTGGAGCCGCGTAAGAGCGCCGACTTCGTCGGCGAGATCGGCCACGAGCCGTCGATCAAGCTGACCGCCCGCTTCATCGGCGTGCCCGAGTCCGACGAGGCGTTCGTGCAGGCGCACGTCAAGGACTGGTTCCAGCTCTTCCTGTCGCCGCAGCCGCCGCGGCGCCAGCTCGAACTCGCCGACAGCTTCCTGACCTACCTCGACTACGTGGACCGCCTGGTCGCCTCCCGGGCCAAGGACCCGCGGGACGACTTCACGTCCCTGATGACCTCCCTGATCGGCGCGGAGCTGACCCACCGCGAGGTCGTCGAGCTGATCTCCACGATCCTGCTCGGCGGCAACGACACCGTCCCCAACCAGCTCGGCAACACCGTCCTGCGCCTGCTGCGGGAGGGCGCCTGGCCGGTGCCGCCCGACCTGGTCGCGAACGCCGCCGAGGAGTGCATGCGCATCGACGGCGCGTCGCTGGGCTCGTTCCGCTACGCCGTGACCGACATCCTCCTGCACGGCGTGACGATCCCGGCGGGCGCCCTCGTCCTGCTCTCCACCGACTCCGCCGCCCACGACGAGAGCGTCTTCCCCGAGCCGGAGCGCTTCCTGATCGACCGGCCGAACGCCGCCGAGCACCTGGTCTTCGGCTACGGCATCCACTTCTGCGTCGGCGCCGCGCTCGGCCGCCTGCAGCTGCGCACCGCGCTCGACGTGCTCGGCCGCCGCCTGCCCGACCTGCGGCTCGTCCCCGGCGCGCCGGTCGCCCACCGCAAATCGATCGTGGGCCGCGGCCTGACGTCCCTGGCGGTGGAGTGGTGAGCGGCGGCCCCTCAGGCGGCCCCTCCGGCCGCCCCTCTGGCCGGTTCGACGGCCGGGTCGCGTTGGTGACGGGCGCGGGCTCGGGCATCGGCGCGGCCTGCGCGGCGCGGCTGGCCGCCGAGGGCGCCCGCGTCGGCGTCCTGGACCTGCGCGCGGCCGGGGCGAAGTCCACCGCGGCCGCCATCCGCGCCCACGGCGGCACGGCCATGGCTCTGACCTGCGACGTCTCCGACGAGAAGCAGGTGGAGGAGGCGGTCGCGACCCTGGTGGAGTCGTTCGGCCGGGTGGACGTCCTGCACTCCAACGCCGCCGCGCTCGACGCCGCCGTCTACGGCCGCGACCGGGACCTGGACTCGCTCGACGTCGGGGTCTGGGACCGCACGATGGAGGTCAACCTGCGCGGCGCCATGCTCATGGTCAAGCACACGGCGCCCGCCATGCCGGACGGCGGCGCCATCGTCCTCATGTCGTCGGTGTCCGCCCTGGTCGGGGACGAGGTCCACGCCGCGTACGGGGCCTCGAAGGCGGCCCTGATCGGCTTCACCCGTTACGTGGCCACGATGTACGGCTCCCGCGGCGTGCGCTGCAACGCCGTCGCCCCCGCCCTCGTCCTCACCCAGGCCGCCCAGCGGGCCCTGAGCCCAGGGCAGCTCGCCGACAAGGCCGCCGAACGGCTCCTGCCCTGGCCGTGCACCCCCGACGACGTCGCCAACCTGGTGTGCTTCCTCGCCTCCGACGAGGCCCGCTGCATCACCGGTCAGACCCTGACCATCGACTCCGGCACCCTGGCCCACCGCCCGCAGCACGCCGTCCAGCGCTGGCGCGACCTGAACGACGGGCCCACTGACTGGGCCCGCTGACCGGGCCCCACTGACGCCGATGGGCGGGCGCCGCGCGGGGCGCCCGCCCATCGAGCCAACCGGCCGTCATGCTGTGATGTGGGAAGATCCTCCCCATACGTGCGGTGAACAGGGGAGGTCTCATGAAGCCGGTGGCGGTCGGGCTGGTCGGAGCGGGCCCGTGGGCGGAAATGGCGCACGCGCCGATGCTGTCCAAGGGGCCGCACACGCGGCTGGCCGGAGTGTGGGCCCGCCGTCCCGAGGCCGCCGCCCGGCTCGGAGCGCCGGTGTTCGAGCGCGTCGAGGAGCTGTTCGACGCCTGCGAGGCCGTGGCGTTCTGCGTGCCGCCCGCGGTCCAGGCCGAGCTCGCCGTCCGGGCCGCCCGCGCGGGCAAGGCGCTGCTGCTGGAGAAGCCCCTCGCGGACACGCTGGACGGTGCGCGGCGCCTGGCCGAGGCCGTCGCGGAGGCGGGCGTGGCGTCCCAGCTGGTGCTCACCCTGCGATACGCCGTCCAGACCCGCGCCTTCCTCAGCCGGTGCGCCGAGATCCAGCCGTTCGGCGGCCACGCCGTGAACATCTCCGGCACCCTCCTCGGCGACCACCCCTTCGCCACCCCCTGGCGGCTGGAGCGCGGCGCGCTGCTCGACGTCGGCCCGCACGTGATCGACCTGCTGGGCGCCGCGCTCGGCCCGGTGACCGGCGTGCGCGCGCACGGCAACCCGCTCGGCTGGACCGGCCTGCTGCTCGAGCACGAGGGCGGCGCGGTCTCCCAGGCGTCGCTGTGCATGAGCGCCGTGGGCGAGCTGCCGCCCCAGACGTTCGCCGTGTACGGCCGCACCGGCAGCGCCGTGCTCCCGCACTTCGACGACGACCCCCTGGACACCATCGCCGAGGAGTTCGCCGCAACGGTGCGGAACGGCGGTGGCCACCCTCTCGACGCCGCCCACGGGCTCCGGCTCCAGGAGATCATCGCCGAAGCGGAGTCCCAACTGGCCCCTTGACGACGCGGGCATCCGGAGGATTGATAGCGTTTGTCCGATGCGCAGGGTCGCAGCGAAGTCCGGTGAGAGTCCGGCGCTGTCCCGCAACTGTCATAGCCAGGTCGCCTGCCTCTGCGCTGACGTCATCAACCCTCGTGGAAAAGGGTGATCCGTCGCTCAAACGCGGGTCTCTCGGTTCCGACAGTGAAAGGACTTCTCGTGAGGCCCCGACGTACGGCCCTCGCGGGCGCGCTGCTGGGAACGCTGATCCTGGCCGGGTGCGGCCAGACCGGCACCACGGCCACCCCCTCCGCCGCCCCCACCGCTTCCTCCGCCCCCGCCTCTGCGGCGGGCTTCCCCGTCACCGTCGAGGCGGGCAACGGCAAGGTCACCCTCGCCAAGAAGCCCGAGCGGATCGTCTCCCTCTCGGCCACCCACACCGAGACGCTCTTCGCCATCGGCGCGGGCTCCCAGGTCGTCGCCGTGGACGACCAGTCGAACTACCCGCCCGAGGCCCCCAAGACCGACCTGTCCGGCTTCAAGCCGAACGTCGAGGCCATCGTCGCCCAGAAGCCCGACCTGGTCATCGTCTCCAACGACATCGACCAGATCGTCGCCGAGCTGGGCAAGGTGAACGTGCCCGTCCTGCTCGAACCCGCCGCCACCAAGCTCGACGAGGCGTACGAGGAGATCGCCGAGATCGGCGCGGCCACCGGCAACCAGGCCAAGGCCGACGAGGTCGTCTCCGGCATGAAGACGGCCATGGACAAGCTGGCCGCCGAGGCGCCCAAGGACAAGAAACTCACGTACTACCACGAGCTCGACCAGACGCCGTACGCGGCGACGTCCCAGACGTTCATCGGCCAGGTCTACGGCCTGTTCGGCCTCACCAACATCGCGGACAAGGCGCCCGACCAGGCGGGCGGCTATCCCAAGCTGTCGGCGGAGTTCGTGGCCCAGGCCGACCCCGACATGATCTTCCTCGGCGACGTCAAGTGCTGTGGGCAGAGCAAGGACACCCTGGCCAAGCGGCCGGGCTGGAAGGGCCTGTCGGCCATCAAGAACGACCAGGTGATCCAGCTCGACGACGACCTGGCCTCCCGCTGGGGGCCGCGCGTCGTCCAGCTCGCCGAGTCCATCGGCGCCGCGGTCGCCAAGGCCGGGGCCAAGAGCTGACCATGGCGGCACAGGCCGGCCCGTCCAGGGCCAGACCACTCTGGATCGCGTGCGCCCTGGGCGTGCTGGCCGTCTGCATGATCGCCGGGCTGCTGGACGGGGCGGCCGACATCTCGCCCTGGCAGGTGGTGCTCCAGGCCGTGGACTGGCTGCCGTTCGTCCACGTGGACTCCGGGCTCGCGCCGGTCGAGCAGGGGCTGCTGTTCGAGCTGCGGCTGCCCCGGGTGCTGGTGGCCGCGGTGGTCGGAGGGCTGCTGGCCATGGCGGGGGCGGGGTACCAGGGCGTGTTCCGCAACCCGCTCGCCGACCCGTACCTGCTGGGCGCCGCGGCCGGGGCCGGCCTGGCCACGACCGTGGCCATCGTGCTGCTGCCGGAGTCGGGCGCGAGCATCCCCGTCGCGGCCTTCCTCGGGGCCGTGGGCGGGGTGTTCCTGGCGTACACGCTCGGCAACACCGCCGGGCGCTCCGGCGGCACCGCGACGCTGGTGCTGGCCGGGGTGGCGGTCACCTCGTTCCTGACCGCGATCCAGACGTTCGTCCAGCAGTTCAAGGTCGAGGAGCTGCAGCGCGTCTACTCCTGGATCCTCGGCGACGTCGGCGGCGGGTGGGACCAGTTCTGGCTGGTGCTGCCGTACGCGGCCGTCTCGGCCGTGCTGCTCCTGCTGCACGGGCGGATGCTGGACGTGCTGTCCGTGGGCGACGAGGAGGCCACCAGCCTCGGCGTGCCGGCGGCCAGGGTGCGCCTGACCGTGCTGCTGGCCGCCTCCCTGGCCACGGCGGCGGCCGTGGCGGTGAGCGGGCTGATCGGGTTCGTGGGCATCGTCATCCCGCACATCGTGCGGCGGCTGGCGGGCGGCTCCTACCGGGTCGTGCTGCCGCTCTCGCTGATCGGCGGCGGGGCCTTCCTGGTGCTGGCCGACCTCATCGCGCGTACGGTGATCGCGCCCGCAGAGCTGCCGATCGGGGTGGTGACCATGTTCGTGGGGGCGCCGTTCTTCGTCGGCGTCCTGCGCATGACCAGGCGGACGGCGACGTGATCGGCACTCAGGCGCTGTCGGTACGGCTCGGCGACCGCGAGGTCGTCTCCGACGTCTCGCTCCAGGTCCGCGGCGGCGAGTGGCTGGCGATCATCGGGCCCAACGGGGCGGGCAAGTCCACCCTGCTCAAGGCCGTCATGGGCCTCGTCGCGCACCGGGGCGAGGTCACGCTGGACTCCCGGCCGGCGGCCCGGCTCAAGCCCCGCGAACGCGCCCGCCTGCTCGCCTACGCCCCCCAGAGCCCCGCCCTGCCGCCCGACATGACGGTCTTCGACTACGCGCTGCTCGGGCGCACCCCGTACATCCCCTACCTGGGACGCGAGAGCGCGCACGACCGGGAGGTCACCGCCGGCGTGCTCGAACGGCTCGACCTGACCGCGCTCGCCATGCGGCGCGCGGGGGAGCTGTCCGGTGGCGAGCGCCAGCGCGTGGTGCTGGCCAGGGCGCTCGCCCAGGAGGCGCCCGTCCTGCTGCTGGACGAGCCCACGACGGCCCTCGACCTCGGGCACCAGCAGCAGGTGCTGGAGCTGGTGGACCGGCTGCGGCGGGCGGACGGCCTGACCGTCGTCACCACCCTGCACGACCTGACGATCGCCGGCCTCTACGCCGACTCCCTGCTCCTGCTGGCCGGCGGGCGCGCGGTGGCCTCCGGCAAGCCCGCCCAGGTGCTCACCGAACCGTTGGTGGGACGGCACTTCGACGCCCATGTCAAGATCGAGCCGGGGCCCGACGGCCGGCCCGTCGTGCACCTCGTCAGGGGAGGGCCATGAAGCTCACATATCGGGTGGAGGACGGGGCGCGGCTGGGGGCGCTGCTGTGGGAGTTCGGGCCGGGCTGGCGGATGATCTCCTCCGCGCTGCTCGGCGGCGGGATCGGCCCGCGCGAGTGGGTGCTGAACGCGCAGGTGGTGGCCGGGTATTCACGGATGGACCCAGTCGATCACCTGCTGGCGTTAGGCCCGGAGGGGGAGGGCGTCGGCATGCTGACCGCCGCCTCCGTCGACCGCTGCGTCCAGGCCGCCGACGGCGGCGTGCAGGCGTACGCGACCGTCGGCCTCCGCGTCCCGACCTGGGCCGCCGCCCCGGAGGGGAGCGCGGACCCGGAGCTGGCGCCGATGCGCGTGGGGACCGTCAACATCGTGACCGTGCTGCCGGTGGCCATGACGGACGCGGCCCTGGTCAACGCGGTGATGACGGTCACGGAGGCGAAGTCCCAGGCGCTGATCGAGGCGGGCTACTCGTGCACGGGCACGGCGTCGGACGCGGTGTGCGTGGCCGCGCCGGCGCACGGTCCGGAGGAGCTTTTCGGCGGTCCGCGCTCGGAGTGGGGCGCACGGGCGGCCCGCGCCGTCCACGCGGCCGTGCGGCAGGGCGCCGAGGCGTGGCGACCTCGTGACTTTAAGTAACGGAATTTGGGCAAGTAGCATGTGGGCGAGGGCAAGGTTCCCGATACTTGGTGGGTGACCGCAATGGCGACGATCGACCCGACGGCGGGCGCATTTCCTGTCGCGCCGTTCACTGTCGACGACCTGTTCAAGTTCCCC
This region includes:
- a CDS encoding adenosylcobinamide amidohydrolase; protein product: MKLTYRVEDGARLGALLWEFGPGWRMISSALLGGGIGPREWVLNAQVVAGYSRMDPVDHLLALGPEGEGVGMLTAASVDRCVQAADGGVQAYATVGLRVPTWAAAPEGSADPELAPMRVGTVNIVTVLPVAMTDAALVNAVMTVTEAKSQALIEAGYSCTGTASDAVCVAAPAHGPEELFGGPRSEWGARAARAVHAAVRQGAEAWRPRDFK
- a CDS encoding ABC transporter ATP-binding protein, whose product is MIGTQALSVRLGDREVVSDVSLQVRGGEWLAIIGPNGAGKSTLLKAVMGLVAHRGEVTLDSRPAARLKPRERARLLAYAPQSPALPPDMTVFDYALLGRTPYIPYLGRESAHDREVTAGVLERLDLTALAMRRAGELSGGERQRVVLARALAQEAPVLLLDEPTTALDLGHQQQVLELVDRLRRADGLTVVTTLHDLTIAGLYADSLLLLAGGRAVASGKPAQVLTEPLVGRHFDAHVKIEPGPDGRPVVHLVRGGP
- a CDS encoding FecCD family ABC transporter permease; this encodes MAAQAGPSRARPLWIACALGVLAVCMIAGLLDGAADISPWQVVLQAVDWLPFVHVDSGLAPVEQGLLFELRLPRVLVAAVVGGLLAMAGAGYQGVFRNPLADPYLLGAAAGAGLATTVAIVLLPESGASIPVAAFLGAVGGVFLAYTLGNTAGRSGGTATLVLAGVAVTSFLTAIQTFVQQFKVEELQRVYSWILGDVGGGWDQFWLVLPYAAVSAVLLLLHGRMLDVLSVGDEEATSLGVPAARVRLTVLLAASLATAAAVAVSGLIGFVGIVIPHIVRRLAGGSYRVVLPLSLIGGGAFLVLADLIARTVIAPAELPIGVVTMFVGAPFFVGVLRMTRRTAT
- a CDS encoding Gfo/Idh/MocA family protein → MKPVAVGLVGAGPWAEMAHAPMLSKGPHTRLAGVWARRPEAAARLGAPVFERVEELFDACEAVAFCVPPAVQAELAVRAARAGKALLLEKPLADTLDGARRLAEAVAEAGVASQLVLTLRYAVQTRAFLSRCAEIQPFGGHAVNISGTLLGDHPFATPWRLERGALLDVGPHVIDLLGAALGPVTGVRAHGNPLGWTGLLLEHEGGAVSQASLCMSAVGELPPQTFAVYGRTGSAVLPHFDDDPLDTIAEEFAATVRNGGGHPLDAAHGLRLQEIIAEAESQLAP
- a CDS encoding ABC transporter substrate-binding protein, translated to MRPRRTALAGALLGTLILAGCGQTGTTATPSAAPTASSAPASAAGFPVTVEAGNGKVTLAKKPERIVSLSATHTETLFAIGAGSQVVAVDDQSNYPPEAPKTDLSGFKPNVEAIVAQKPDLVIVSNDIDQIVAELGKVNVPVLLEPAATKLDEAYEEIAEIGAATGNQAKADEVVSGMKTAMDKLAAEAPKDKKLTYYHELDQTPYAATSQTFIGQVYGLFGLTNIADKAPDQAGGYPKLSAEFVAQADPDMIFLGDVKCCGQSKDTLAKRPGWKGLSAIKNDQVIQLDDDLASRWGPRVVQLAESIGAAVAKAGAKS
- a CDS encoding cytochrome P450, whose product is MTGDIEDFDVSSDWHVADPYDFLRRLRHERPVFRSEHLGAYVLTRYPDVRAAYGDPRRFSSEGSLTISRSLTRETREKLGEHGSFLSSFVANVDPPDHTRLRRSVSKAFTPRAVAAMEQEFRRLNEDLLDRLEPRKSADFVGEIGHEPSIKLTARFIGVPESDEAFVQAHVKDWFQLFLSPQPPRRQLELADSFLTYLDYVDRLVASRAKDPRDDFTSLMTSLIGAELTHREVVELISTILLGGNDTVPNQLGNTVLRLLREGAWPVPPDLVANAAEECMRIDGASLGSFRYAVTDILLHGVTIPAGALVLLSTDSAAHDESVFPEPERFLIDRPNAAEHLVFGYGIHFCVGAALGRLQLRTALDVLGRRLPDLRLVPGAPVAHRKSIVGRGLTSLAVEW
- a CDS encoding SDR family NAD(P)-dependent oxidoreductase codes for the protein MSGGPSGGPSGRPSGRFDGRVALVTGAGSGIGAACAARLAAEGARVGVLDLRAAGAKSTAAAIRAHGGTAMALTCDVSDEKQVEEAVATLVESFGRVDVLHSNAAALDAAVYGRDRDLDSLDVGVWDRTMEVNLRGAMLMVKHTAPAMPDGGAIVLMSSVSALVGDEVHAAYGASKAALIGFTRYVATMYGSRGVRCNAVAPALVLTQAAQRALSPGQLADKAAERLLPWPCTPDDVANLVCFLASDEARCITGQTLTIDSGTLAHRPQHAVQRWRDLNDGPTDWAR